One stretch of Sylvia atricapilla isolate bSylAtr1 chromosome 4, bSylAtr1.pri, whole genome shotgun sequence DNA includes these proteins:
- the POLR1A gene encoding DNA-directed RNA polymerase I subunit RPA1 translates to MRPPKVVPWRRLVGVSFGMYTAEEIRKLSVKPITNPQYLDNVGNPAVNGLYDLALGPPDSKEVCATCMQNFSNCPGHFGHIELPLTVYNPLFFDKLYLLIRGSCLNCHMLTCPRAVVHLLLSQLKVLEKGLLHAVHDLEIILNRFVEQCADATGSEIEEELNRHVQEMLQSSQIRDRCSNVKNVCDCRNKLISQFWKAHMGSKKCPNCKSRRSLVRKEHNSKLTVTYPSTVYHKSGEESILDETAGIDGSQLGKRGYLTPMTAKEYILALWKNEGFFLRYLFPGMDPHESSGFSPDLFFLDLLVVPPSRYRPVNRVGDRLFTNGQTVNLQAVMKDAQVIRKLLVFMAKEQCQPIKITEEMQTETGGDSEPLDRSVLTTIPGQSIADKLYNAWIRLQSHVNIVFDSDMDKLITEKYPGIRQLLEKKEGLFRKHMMGKRVDFAARSVICPDMYIGTNEIGIPMVFATKLTYPQPVTPWNVKELRQAVINGPKVHPGASMVINEDGSRTVLSATSLTQREAIAKQLLTPSSGAPQTGLKIVCRHIKNGDVLLLNRQPTLHRPSIQAHRARILPREKVLRLHYANCKAYNADFDGDEMNAHFPQSELGRAEAYTLAITDEQYLVPKDGKPLPGLIQDHMISGVSMTIRGCFFTREQYMELVYRGLTDKKGRIKTFPPAIMKPQRLWTGKQVVSTLLINIIPDNYAPLNLTGKAKIGGRAWVKGPARGCLNLDSMCESQVIIRDGELLCGVLDKAHFGSSAYGLVHCCYEIYGGGTSGKVLTCLGRLFTAYLQLYRGFTMGIEDILVKPEADHKRKKIIERSRQSGIEAVRAALNLPETASCEEVQGKWQDAHLCKDQRDFNMVDMKFKEEVNNYNNEVNKVCMPLGLHRSFPENNLQLMVQSGAKGSTVNTMQISCLLGQIELEGRRPPLMASGKSLPCFQPYDFSPSSGGFVTGRFLTGIRPSEFFFHCMAGREGLVDTAVKTSRSGYLQRCIIKHLEGLVVQYDLTVRDSDGSVVQFLYGEDGLDIPKTQFLQPEQFPFIAENYEVIQKTNHLDEALARMESHQANQQFKAIKKWRARHQNSVQREGGFLLFSQKKLASLKAQLPGGEIKNGRDPATLQLLKMWYELDEKKQRKYLKKTNKCPDPSLGVWRPDTYFASVSETFENGVEGYINKWQSENSQSYMHPALSSDRLKDLLYLKWQRSLCDPGEAVGLLAAQSIGEPSTQMTLNTFHFAGRGEMNVTLGIPRLREILMVASSNIKTPMMSVPVFNTKRALKKVKQLKKQLTRVCLAEVLHKVDIEESLHVKHKLNKHRLYKIKFHFLPHEYYREEKCVKPRQILHFMETRFFKVLLEAIKRKTTKMASFNEVSSRKTTRKDLDDDQDKALNSLEAVAEEEENIVDAEPDEGDGDATETKRRKNQEEEVDYESEEENGEENVKENAEDEEAESEKEEGTPGAEEDQSRAEGEDSQHLSFVSQSKKRKDQLLQSAEVRVSAVVESHPSIQDYTFDIENELWCEVSLALPLTKVYFDLSSLLGSLAHSTVIHEVKGITRCLLNESTNKEGEKESVLQTEGINLAELFRYSDILDLNRLYCNDIHAMAKNYGIESALRVIIKEIKDVFAVYGIVVDPRHLSLVADYMCFEGIYKPLNRIGIQSNSSPLQQMTFETSYKFLKEATMMGAHDELRSPSACLVVGKVVKGGTGLFDLKQPLT, encoded by the exons AAATTATACCTTCTAATCCGAGGATCTTGTTTGAATTGCCACATGCTGACATGTCCTCGAGCCGTGGTTCACTTGCTGCTAAGTCAGCTGAAGGTGCTGGAGAAAGGCTTGCTTCATGCTGTGCATGACCTTGAAATCATTCTGAACAGG TTTGTAGAGCAATGTGCAGATGCAACAGGCTCAGAAATTGAAGAAGAGTTAAATCGCCACGTTCAGGAAATGTTACAAAGCTCTCAAATAAGAGATCGGTGTTCAAAT gTCAAAAATGTGTGTGACTGTAGAAATAAACTGATTTCACAGTTCTGGAAAGCGCACATGGGTTCAAAGAAATGCCCAAACTGCAA atccAGGAGATCACTGGTGCGAAAGGAGCACAACAGCAAGCTGACAGTAACCTATCCATCTACAGTGTACCATAAGTCAGGAGAGGAAAGCATTCTAGATGAAACAgcag gTATTGATGGAAGCCAGTTAGGGAAGAGAGGATACCTGACACCAATGACTGCCAAGGAATACATCCTGGCTTTGTGGAAGAACGAAG GTTTCTTTCTGCGTTATCTCttccctgggatggatccccaTGAGAGTTCAGGATTCAGTCCAGACTTGTTTTTTTTAGATCTACTTGTGGTTCCACCTTCAAG GTATCGCCCTGTAAATCGCGTTGGAGATCGCCTGTTCACAAACGGGCAGACGGTGAACTTGCAGGCGGTGATGAAAGATGCCCAAGTGATACGGAAGCTCTTGGTTTTCATGGCCAAAGAACAGTGTCAGccaataaaaataacagaagaaatgcaaaca gAAACAGGAGGGGATAGTGAACCTCTGGACCGTTCTGTGCTGACAACAATTCCAGGACAGAGCATTGCAGATAAGCTGTACAATGCTTGGATTCGTCTCCAGAGCCATGTCAACATTGTGTTTGATAGTGACATGGACAAGCTGATAACAGAAAAATACCCTGGTATTCGTCAG ctgttggagaagaaggaagggcTGTTCCGCAAGCACATGATGGGGAAGCGTGTGGATTTTGCTGCTCGATCCGTCATCTGTCCCGACATGTACATTGGGACCAACGAGATTGGCATCCCTATG GTATTTGCCACCAAACTGACTTACCCTCAGCCAGTCACTCCCTGGAATGTCAAAGAGCTGAGGCAGGCTGTCATCAATGGCCCCAAGGTGCACCCAGGGGCCTCCATGGTCATTAACGAGGACGGGTCTCGCACGGTGCTGAGCGCCACCAGCCTGACCCAGCGCGAGGCCATCGCCAAGCAGCTCCTCACCCCCTCCTCAGGGGCACCCCAGACAGGCCTGAAGATT GTGTGTCGGCACATTAAGAAcggggatgtgctgctgctgaaccGCCAGCCCACGCTGCACAGACCTTCCATCCAAGCCCACCGGGCACGGATCCTGCCCAGGGAGAAGGTGCTGAGGCTCCACTACGCCAACTGCAAGGCTTACAACGCCGACTTCGACGGCGATGAAATGAATGCCCACTTCCCTCAGAGcgagctgggcagagcagaagCCTACACCTTAGCCATCACTGATGAGCAGTACCTGGTGCCAAAG GATGGGAAGCCACTTCCTGGCTTGATCCAGGATCACATGATTTCTGGAGTCAGCATGACGATCCGGGGCTGCTTTTTCACCAGAGAGCAGTACATGGAGCTTGTGTACCGAGGGCTGAcagacaaaaaaggaagaattaaaacCTTTCCTCCTGCCATTATGAAGCCACAGCGATTATGGACAGGAAAGCAG GTTGTTTCCACATTGTTAATAAACATCATTCCAGACAACTATGCTCCACTGAATTTGACTGGGAAAGCAAAAATTGGTGGGAGAGCCTGGGTAAAGGGACCTGCAAGAGGATGTCTGAATCTTGATTCAATGTGTGAATCTCAG gttaTTATCAGAGATGGGGAATTACTGTGTGGAGTCTTGGACAAAGCTCACTTTGGCAGCTCTGCCTATGGGCTGGTGCACTGCTGCTATGAGATCTATGGCGGTGGAACCAGTGGGAAGGTGCTGACGTGCCTGGGGCGCCTCTTCACTGCTTACCTGCAGCTGTACAGGGGATTTACCATGG GGATTGAAGATATTTTGGTTAAACCTGAAGCagatcacaaaagaaaaaaaatcattgaaagGTCAAGACAGAGTGGTATCGAA GCTGTTAGAGCTGCTCTTAATTTGCCAGAAACAGCGTCATGTGAGGAGGTCCAAGGGAAGTGGCAGGATGCCCATCTCTGCAAAGACCAGAGGGATTTTAACATGGTTGATATGAAGTTCAAGGAGGAAGTAAACAATTACAACAATGAAGTCAACAAG GTTTGCATGCCCCTTGGTCTCCACAGGAGCTTTCCAGAGAACAATTTGCAGTTGATGGTACAGTCAGGAGCCAAAGGATCCACTGTAAACACAATGCAG ATTTCTTGTTTGCTGGGCCAGATTGAGCTGGAAGGCCGAAGACCCCCACTGATGGCATCTGGCAAATCACTGCCATGTTTCCAGCCTTATGATTTTTCCCCTAGCTCAGGAGGATTTGTGACTGGCAGATTTCTCACTGGGATCAGGCCTTCT GAATTCTTCTTTCACTGCATGGCTGGCAGAGAAGGTCTTGTGGAtacagctgttaaaaccagccGTTCTGGGTACCTGCAAAG GTGTATCATAAAACATTTGGAAGGACTGGTAGTTCAGTATGACCTGACTGTACGAGACAGTGATGGCAGCGTGGTGCAGTTTCTGTATGGAGAAGATGGGCTTGATATCCCTAAAACTCAGTTCTTGCAACCTGAGCAGTTTCCTTTCATTGCAGAAAACTATGAG GTAATCCAGAAGACAAACCATCTGGATGAAGCTTTAGCAAGGATGGAGTCTCACCAAGCTAACCAGCAGTTCAAAGCCATCAAGAAGTGGCGAGCCAGACACCAAAACTCTGTGCAAAGAGAAGGAGgctttctgttgttttcccaAAAGAAATTGGCAAGTTTGAAAGCACAGCTTCCAGGAGGTGAAATAAAGAATGGAAGAGATCCTGCTACTTTACAG ttgttgAAGATGTGGTATGAGCTTGAtgagaagaaacaaaggaaatatctgaagaaaacaaataagtGTCCTGACCCAAGCCTTGGGGTTTGGCGCCCAGATACTTACTTTGCATCTGTTtcagaaacatttgaaaatggaGTTGAAGGCTATATCAATAAATGGCAATCTGAGAACAGCCAGAGTTACATGCACCCAGCACTTTCTTCTGATAG ATTAAAGGATCTGTTGTATTTAAAGTGGCAGCGTTCTCTTTGTGACCCAGGAGAAGCTGTGGGGCTTCTTGCTGCTCAGAGTATTGGGGAACCTTCAACACAGATGACTCTGAACACCTTTCACTTTGCTGGCAGAGGTGAAATGAATGTCACATTGGGTATTCCAAG gtTGCGGGAAATACTGATGGTGGCCAGCTCAAACATTAAAACACCGATGATGAGTGTTCCTGTGTTCAATACCAAGAGAGCTCTCAAAAAGGTGAAGCAGCTTAAGAAACAGCTCACAAGAGTGTGCTTAGCTGAG GTCTTGCACAAAGTGGACATTGAGGAATCCCTGCATGTGAAACACAAGCTGAACAAGCATCGCCTCTACAAAATCAAATTCCATTTCTTGCCCCATGAATATTACCGAGAGGAGAAGTGTGTGAAACCCAGGCAGATCTTGCACTTCATGGAAACAAG GTTCTTTAAAGTTCTTCTGGAAGCAATTAAAAGGAAGACTACAAAGATGGCATCTTTTAATGAAGTCAGCAGTCGAAAGACAACTCGGAAGGATTTAGATGATGACCAAGATAag GCACTGAATAGTCTGGAAGCTgtagcagaggaagaagagaacaTTGTTGATGCAGAACCTGATGAAGGGGATGGTGATGCTACCGAAACAAAACGGAGGAAGAACCAAGAAGAAGAG GTTGATTATGAGAGCGAAGAAGAGaatggggaagaaaatgttaaaGAGAATGCGGAAGATGAAGAGGCTgaatctgaaaaagaagaagggaCTCCTGGTGCTGAAGAGgatcagagcagagcagagggtgaAGATTCTCAGCATCTGTCCTTTGTGTCTCagagtaaaaaaaggaaagatcaGTTGCTTCAGTCAGCAGAGGTGCGAGTGAGTGCTGTTGTGGAGAGCCACCCATCCATACAGGATTACACATTTGACATCGAAAATGAGCTTTGGTGTGAG GTTTCCTTGGCATTGCCACTGACCAAGGTGTACTTTgacctctcctccctgctggggtCCCTGGCGCACAGCACAGTGATCCACGAGGTGAAGGGCATCACACGCTGCCTGCTGAATGAGAGCACCAacaaggagggagagaaggaatcCGTTCTCCAGACAGAAGGGATAAACCTGGCAGAGCTCTTCAGATACTCTGAT attttGGACCTGAACAGACTTTATTGCAATGATATCCATGCCATGGCTAAGAATTATGGAATTGAATCTGCCCTGAGAGTGattataaaggaaataaaagatgtATTTGCTGTATATG GAATTGTGGTAGATCCTCGACACCTTTCGCTTGTGGCAGATTACATGTGTTTTGAAGGGATTTATAAACCACTGAATCGCATTGGAATTCAGTCCAACTCCTCCCCTCTGCAACAGATGACATTTGAAACCAGCTACAAATTCTTGAAGGAAGCAACGATGATGG GTGCCCATGACGAGCTGCGATCCCCTTCGGCCTGCCTGGTGGTTGGAAAAGTTGTCAAAGGAGGGACTGGCCTGTTTGACCTCAAGCAGCCCCTGACATAG